A stretch of the Bdellovibrio sp. 22V genome encodes the following:
- a CDS encoding FBP domain-containing protein, with protein sequence MQIQLNNFRKENFFAIGSEEELIQSFRPRDQKKLVLPDNLKFPMNVRSYFAWKEPSGVYTYLVFKMPNWDLPRGVAFKRTAATGGEGVGGLCSWCHAYGTSEDIGFLSVIMDPNVSNSYILCQDLRCIEKIEEANMRAGKDPEKHIADLYHRIEKLFERISGYKPE encoded by the coding sequence GTGCAAATTCAGTTGAACAACTTTCGGAAAGAGAACTTTTTCGCGATTGGCTCTGAAGAGGAGCTTATTCAGTCTTTTCGTCCGCGCGATCAGAAAAAGCTCGTTCTGCCAGACAATCTCAAATTCCCTATGAACGTGCGTTCTTACTTTGCGTGGAAGGAGCCGTCTGGAGTTTATACTTATCTTGTTTTTAAAATGCCGAATTGGGATTTACCACGAGGAGTGGCGTTTAAAAGGACGGCGGCCACCGGAGGAGAAGGTGTCGGCGGGTTGTGCAGTTGGTGCCATGCTTATGGAACTTCGGAAGACATAGGATTTCTTTCTGTGATCATGGATCCGAATGTCAGCAACTCTTATATTCTTTGCCAAGACCTCCGCTGCATTGAAAAAATCGAAGAAGCGAATATGCGTGCTGGGAAAGATCCGGAAAAACATATCGCCGATCTTTATCACCGCATCGAAAAACTTTTTGAAAGAATCAGCGGCTACAAGCCCGAATAA
- a CDS encoding KH domain-containing protein, protein MDQAAKKIGVIRSRGLRKSENPHEKHEALRDIIAAVLENIVSKPESTQVTYRLGDKTTVYEVETIPEDFGRLIGASGRTISALRTLTLAMSFN, encoded by the coding sequence ATGGATCAAGCAGCAAAAAAAATCGGAGTTATTAGAAGTCGCGGTCTACGCAAGTCAGAGAATCCTCACGAAAAACATGAAGCCTTACGCGACATCATCGCCGCTGTGCTTGAAAATATCGTTTCAAAACCCGAAAGCACCCAAGTCACCTATCGTCTCGGCGATAAAACCACGGTCTACGAAGTTGAAACCATTCCCGAGGATTTCGGACGTCTTATCGGTGCGAGCGGAAGAACTATCTCAGCCTTGCGAACGCTCACTCTGGCGATGTCTTTTAACTAG
- a CDS encoding EcsC family protein, protein MEDLDLYYLTKAKELLEKPGLTARIATKIGTPIEKSMKVLPEKWQTTLHKAAEKSIHAAFTIASSTVPEKVDEYHSANNLAHKLMVAGTGGLGGLLGPAALLVELPVSTTLIMRSIIDIAQSEGEDLSNPETKLACMEVFAFGGYSASDDATGSGYLMTRAALAKAFTDAAKVIAGKSVASESAPVMVRFLASIASRFNLVLSEKVAAQILPIVGAVGGAGINLIFMDHFQDMARGHFVVRRLERKYGVDYVRQKYLEIKI, encoded by the coding sequence ATGGAAGATTTGGACTTGTACTATCTTACCAAAGCAAAAGAGCTTTTAGAAAAGCCCGGCCTTACAGCGCGTATCGCAACAAAGATCGGGACTCCTATTGAAAAAAGCATGAAGGTTCTGCCGGAGAAATGGCAGACGACTCTGCACAAGGCGGCGGAAAAATCCATTCATGCCGCATTTACTATAGCTTCTTCGACGGTCCCTGAAAAAGTAGACGAGTATCATAGCGCCAACAATCTTGCGCACAAATTGATGGTGGCCGGCACCGGAGGTTTGGGAGGCTTGCTCGGGCCCGCAGCCTTGCTAGTGGAGCTCCCCGTTTCAACAACGCTTATTATGCGCTCGATTATTGATATCGCGCAAAGTGAGGGCGAAGATCTTAGCAATCCGGAAACGAAATTGGCCTGCATGGAGGTTTTTGCCTTCGGCGGCTATTCGGCCTCCGACGATGCGACGGGTTCGGGTTATCTTATGACTCGAGCCGCATTAGCCAAAGCCTTTACGGATGCGGCGAAAGTCATCGCGGGAAAAAGCGTCGCCAGCGAAAGTGCGCCGGTCATGGTGCGCTTCCTTGCAAGTATCGCCTCACGGTTTAATCTTGTTTTGTCTGAAAAAGTCGCTGCACAAATACTTCCCATTGTCGGAGCTGTTGGCGGCGCAGGTATCAATCTTATTTTTATGGATCACTTTCAAGACATGGCTCGCGGTCATTTCGTCGTCCGCCGGCTCGAGAGAAAATACGGCGTCGATTATGTTCGCCAAAAGTATCTCGAGATTAAAATCTAA
- a CDS encoding prepilin-type N-terminal cleavage/methylation domain-containing protein translates to MMESFGKNRKGMTLVEVLVALSISMVTVGVFLYLALGNRTHKSQQDHSNLLKELLLNNVIELKGMPYTALPPAETCIIRTYDYLGNFQTETQSVSSDDYCDVASPGNGEIQVLWKIKNAANSDVSFSISGMKLPTHANFLKKVTLHARTLTKSSTPTPLHNHITIFKR, encoded by the coding sequence ATGATGGAAAGCTTCGGTAAAAATAGAAAAGGTATGACTCTGGTCGAAGTTTTAGTCGCCCTGTCCATCTCCATGGTCACGGTCGGAGTCTTTCTTTATCTGGCCCTCGGCAACAGAACACACAAGTCCCAACAAGACCATTCCAATCTACTAAAAGAACTTCTGCTCAACAATGTGATTGAGCTCAAGGGCATGCCGTACACCGCTTTACCGCCTGCGGAAACTTGCATCATTCGAACTTACGATTACTTGGGAAACTTTCAAACCGAAACTCAATCTGTCAGCAGCGATGACTACTGTGACGTCGCTTCGCCCGGGAATGGTGAAATTCAAGTGTTGTGGAAAATTAAAAATGCCGCCAATTCGGATGTCTCATTTTCCATCAGTGGCATGAAACTCCCCACGCATGCGAACTTTTTAAAAAAAGTAACTCTGCACGCACGGACACTAACAAAATCCAGCACGCCGACGCCTCTTCACAACCACATTACCATTTTTAAGAGATGA
- a CDS encoding host attachment protein, with protein sequence MKTWIVVVNRVEAKVFEYNNRNGSEVTYVTKLANPRGRLRSKEINADKPGFFSNMVSHGSRYQKAQSPTERVAQEFAIKVCDFLDDSSQQRAFDDLILIAEPQFLGRLRNTLCKEVSRKVSREIAKDLGIVTREELKERLWPAPVQTFSL encoded by the coding sequence ATGAAAACCTGGATTGTTGTTGTGAATCGTGTGGAAGCCAAAGTTTTTGAGTATAACAATAGAAATGGCAGTGAGGTGACATACGTCACGAAACTAGCCAACCCTCGAGGGCGTCTCAGATCCAAAGAGATTAATGCGGATAAACCAGGGTTCTTTTCGAACATGGTTTCGCACGGATCTCGTTATCAAAAAGCGCAATCGCCGACGGAAAGAGTGGCGCAGGAATTTGCGATCAAAGTTTGTGATTTCTTGGATGATTCTTCTCAGCAACGTGCTTTTGATGATTTGATTCTGATTGCCGAGCCGCAGTTCTTAGGACGCTTGCGCAACACTTTATGCAAGGAAGTCAGCCGTAAGGTTTCGCGCGAGATCGCCAAAGATCTTGGCATCGTCACCCGTGAGGAATTAAAAGAGCGTCTTTGGCCTGCTCCTGTTCAGACGTTCAGTCTTTAA
- the kefC gene encoding glutathione-regulated potassium-efflux system protein KefC, with translation MHFNPLFYVLIFLTAALICVPISKRLGFGAVLGYLIAGMIVGPFGFGVIKSVEDLMHISEFGVVLLMFIIGLELEPKKLWEMRMAIFGMGTFQVLGSGLLIATGLYIFHPSSFATALLVGMAFSLSSTAMGLQLLGERRLLATTGGQSAFSILLFQDIAVIPMIAVLPLLATKVAAADSAVPAWLSVLKVIGVLAAVIVIGRLALRTLLRWIASQHLREIFTAFALFLVVGMSFLMQSLGMSMALGAFMAGVLLADSEYRHALETDIEPFKGLLMGLFFMSVGMAVNFNIVRQNPWLLVAMAVGLTAAKIFINVMLGLLFKIPKKQIPFFSVLLSQVGEFAFVLLGAALGFGILRQEESDFLTAVVALTMLLTPFVVLFYDHVYLRIFGKVSVIPDDQFEEEHNPVIIAGFGRFGQIVGRLLYANRIKATVLDHEPGQIEMLRRFGFKVHYGDATRMDLLESAGARNAKILIVAIDNIEDNLKLVDLAQKTFPHLKIFARARNVGHMYSLMDRKVQGIERETFESSLRLGSTILHELGWPAYQSVVAANIFRDHNYDMIKELHQRRDNPDEMISKAKQARDDLEKMFQKENHYLELTDETWGAEQ, from the coding sequence GTGCACTTTAATCCGCTTTTCTATGTTTTGATTTTTTTAACAGCGGCTTTGATTTGCGTGCCGATTTCAAAACGCCTGGGGTTTGGCGCCGTCCTTGGTTATTTGATTGCAGGCATGATCGTCGGCCCTTTTGGTTTCGGGGTCATTAAAAGCGTTGAAGATCTTATGCACATCAGCGAGTTCGGCGTCGTGCTTCTGATGTTTATTATTGGTCTGGAACTTGAGCCGAAAAAGTTATGGGAAATGCGCATGGCGATTTTTGGAATGGGCACATTCCAAGTTCTGGGCTCGGGACTCTTGATCGCGACGGGACTTTATATTTTCCATCCGTCGTCATTCGCGACCGCGCTTCTTGTGGGGATGGCCTTTTCCCTGTCTTCAACGGCAATGGGTTTGCAGCTTCTTGGGGAGCGCCGTTTGTTGGCGACCACAGGCGGGCAGTCGGCTTTTTCTATTTTGTTATTTCAAGATATTGCTGTGATCCCGATGATCGCTGTTCTGCCTCTGCTGGCAACCAAAGTTGCGGCTGCAGACAGCGCCGTTCCCGCGTGGTTAAGTGTTTTAAAAGTCATCGGCGTTTTGGCGGCGGTGATTGTGATCGGGCGTTTGGCTTTACGCACGCTTCTGCGTTGGATCGCAAGTCAGCATTTGCGCGAAATTTTTACGGCCTTTGCATTGTTTCTTGTCGTGGGCATGTCCTTTCTGATGCAGAGCTTAGGCATGTCGATGGCTTTAGGGGCTTTTATGGCCGGCGTGCTTTTGGCGGACAGTGAATATCGTCACGCTTTAGAAACTGACATCGAGCCTTTTAAAGGCCTTCTGATGGGCCTTTTCTTTATGTCCGTCGGGATGGCTGTGAATTTTAATATCGTCAGACAAAACCCGTGGCTTTTGGTGGCGATGGCGGTGGGTCTGACGGCGGCGAAGATTTTTATAAACGTGATGTTGGGTTTGTTGTTTAAGATTCCCAAAAAACAAATTCCTTTCTTCTCGGTCTTGTTATCTCAGGTCGGAGAGTTTGCTTTTGTCCTTTTAGGAGCGGCCCTCGGCTTTGGTATTCTTCGTCAGGAAGAGAGTGATTTTTTAACGGCGGTCGTCGCGTTGACGATGTTGCTGACGCCCTTCGTGGTTCTTTTCTATGATCATGTGTATTTACGTATTTTCGGCAAAGTCTCTGTGATTCCTGACGACCAGTTCGAAGAAGAGCACAATCCCGTGATCATCGCGGGGTTTGGTCGCTTCGGTCAGATCGTGGGACGTCTTCTTTACGCCAATCGCATTAAGGCCACCGTTTTGGATCATGAACCGGGACAGATCGAGATGCTGCGCCGTTTTGGTTTCAAAGTTCACTATGGTGACGCAACAAGAATGGATCTCTTGGAGTCGGCGGGTGCAAGAAACGCCAAAATTCTGATCGTGGCTATTGATAATATCGAAGACAATCTGAAACTCGTTGATTTGGCGCAAAAGACCTTTCCGCATCTGAAAATCTTCGCGCGGGCCCGCAACGTCGGGCACATGTATTCGTTGATGGACCGCAAAGTGCAGGGGATTGAAAGGGAAACTTTTGAGTCGTCGCTGCGCCTGGGCTCCACGATTCTGCATGAGCTGGGCTGGCCGGCTTATCAAAGTGTTGTGGCTGCGAATATTTTTCGCGATCACAATTATGACATGATTAAAGAACTGCACCAAAGAAGAGACAATCCCGACGAAATGATCTCAAAAGCGAAACAAGCGCGAGATGACCTTGAAAAAATGTTTCAAAAAGAAAATCATTACCTGGAGCTGACGGACGAAACATGGGGCGCGGAGCAATGA
- a CDS encoding NAD(P)H-dependent oxidoreductase — translation MKKVLVLYAHPLSRRSRVNRMILDQLQNVEGVTIHDLYEEYPYFHINVKKEQELLRQHDLVVWQHPFYWFGMPPLMKLWCDEVLRKGFAYGPEGHALQGKDFLLSLTMGGLEDPATPTSIEAFFPPYQQTVQLCGMRWLNPVVMYGTGRSSDEDIVRHAEKIRGAMTSYCAGGPCAL, via the coding sequence ATGAAAAAAGTCCTTGTTCTTTATGCTCATCCTCTTTCGCGCCGTTCACGTGTCAATCGTATGATTCTGGACCAGTTGCAAAATGTCGAAGGCGTTACGATTCACGATCTTTATGAAGAATATCCCTACTTCCATATTAACGTAAAAAAAGAGCAGGAACTTTTGCGCCAGCATGATCTTGTCGTGTGGCAACATCCTTTTTACTGGTTTGGAATGCCGCCTCTTATGAAGCTTTGGTGCGATGAGGTTTTGCGGAAAGGTTTCGCGTACGGGCCGGAAGGACATGCGCTGCAAGGCAAAGATTTTTTACTGTCTTTAACCATGGGTGGATTGGAAGATCCGGCAACGCCGACATCCATCGAGGCGTTCTTTCCTCCTTACCAGCAAACAGTGCAACTTTGTGGAATGCGCTGGCTGAATCCCGTTGTTATGTATGGCACTGGAAGATCTTCTGATGAGGACATCGTTCGTCACGCCGAAAAAATCCGCGGGGCTATGACTTCGTACTGTGCGGGAGGCCCTTGTGCACTTTAA
- a CDS encoding sigma-54 dependent transcriptional regulator: protein MTEGEIIARSPRFLQVLDMARRVAASSANVLITGESGTGKEVIARMIHDLSARQKKTFVPINCSAIPEPLLESELFGYARGAFTGATSPKAGLFEEADGGTLFLDEIGDLDLHLQAKLLRVLQEKKVKRVGENHYRALNIRILAATHNDLSEDVSQKKFREDLYFRLNVVPIEIPPLRERPEDIVPLAEYFLRKFSYRHYGVQKKTFSADVPSFLLSQSWAGNVRELENSIERAVVLTESDEITVKDIDAGHGKKLLCLESVFEKIFQKEGRLLSLEEMSHYYIEYALQLNKGAREKTARDLGIDRKTLYRKLNQRYQ from the coding sequence ATGACAGAAGGTGAAATCATTGCTCGCAGCCCGCGTTTTTTGCAAGTATTGGATATGGCTCGACGTGTGGCCGCGAGTTCCGCCAACGTTCTGATCACAGGGGAAAGTGGGACGGGAAAAGAAGTGATTGCGCGCATGATTCATGATCTCAGTGCGCGCCAAAAGAAAACGTTTGTTCCGATTAATTGCTCGGCCATTCCTGAGCCTCTGTTAGAATCCGAGCTTTTCGGATACGCCCGCGGTGCTTTCACCGGAGCGACAAGTCCGAAGGCGGGTTTGTTTGAAGAGGCCGACGGCGGAACGTTGTTTTTAGATGAAATCGGCGATTTGGATCTGCATCTGCAGGCAAAACTTTTGCGCGTCTTACAGGAAAAGAAGGTCAAGCGCGTCGGAGAAAATCACTATCGCGCGCTGAACATCCGCATTCTTGCCGCGACTCACAATGACCTTTCCGAAGACGTTTCACAAAAAAAATTCCGTGAGGATTTGTATTTCCGTTTGAATGTCGTGCCGATTGAAATTCCGCCCCTCAGAGAGCGACCGGAAGATATCGTTCCCTTGGCGGAATACTTTTTAAGAAAGTTTTCTTACCGACACTATGGCGTTCAGAAAAAAACTTTTTCCGCTGACGTGCCGTCGTTTTTATTGTCGCAATCCTGGGCGGGAAATGTGCGGGAACTGGAAAACAGCATTGAACGCGCCGTCGTTTTGACGGAGTCCGATGAAATCACCGTCAAGGACATTGATGCAGGACATGGGAAAAAACTTTTATGCCTGGAATCTGTTTTCGAAAAGATCTTTCAAAAAGAAGGCCGGTTACTTTCGTTGGAAGAAATGAGTCACTACTACATTGAATACGCTCTGCAATTAAACAAGGGCGCTCGTGAAAAGACCGCCCGTGATTTAGGAATTGATCGTAAAACACTGTATCGCAAACTCAATCAACGCTATCAGTGA
- a CDS encoding type 1 glutamine amidotransferase domain-containing protein, which translates to MKNKKVLFVLTSTDRLGNTGHKTGAYLSEITHPYDEFVRAGYNIDMISPLGGKVPLDGVKMDDPLNATWMNDEEFLSKVEETLKPWQVDGHDYCAIFFAGGHGTMFDFPENLQLQKLATDVFENNGVVGAVCHGSAGLVNVRLSDGSYLVRGHEISCFTNEEEEAVGMEKSVPFLLQTRLSERGALPTMAPKFTSHVVRSGRLVTGQNPASAAEVGRSMIEVLDFIDEGRILPERNWCEWRALQ; encoded by the coding sequence ATGAAGAATAAGAAAGTGCTTTTTGTTTTAACCAGCACGGATCGCTTGGGTAATACGGGTCACAAGACAGGGGCCTACCTTTCGGAAATCACGCATCCTTATGATGAATTTGTTCGTGCCGGTTATAACATCGATATGATCAGTCCTCTGGGCGGCAAAGTTCCGCTGGATGGCGTGAAAATGGATGATCCTCTGAATGCCACGTGGATGAACGACGAAGAATTCCTAAGCAAAGTGGAAGAGACCTTAAAACCTTGGCAAGTCGACGGCCACGACTACTGCGCGATTTTTTTTGCCGGGGGACATGGCACGATGTTCGATTTTCCGGAAAACCTGCAGCTACAAAAATTAGCGACGGATGTCTTTGAAAATAATGGCGTCGTTGGTGCCGTCTGCCACGGTTCGGCCGGTCTTGTGAACGTGCGTTTATCCGACGGAAGTTATCTTGTGCGAGGTCACGAAATTTCATGTTTCACGAATGAAGAGGAAGAAGCCGTCGGCATGGAAAAATCTGTTCCGTTTCTTTTGCAGACGCGTTTAAGCGAGCGGGGAGCCCTACCAACAATGGCGCCGAAGTTTACAAGTCATGTCGTGCGCAGTGGACGTTTGGTGACAGGGCAGAATCCCGCCTCCGCCGCAGAGGTAGGACGCTCCATGATTGAAGTTCTCGATTTTATCGATGAAGGGCGAATCCTTCCAGAAAGAAACTGGTGTGAATGGAGGGCCTTGCAATGA
- a CDS encoding murein L,D-transpeptidase catalytic domain family protein, whose amino-acid sequence MTMSVSAFVLSLFLALPSFAQTNSPDVDLSKYDYVDPKREVPTKALEKALTYYDVYYNKIANKNYLTVIDFTQASNSKRMYLVDMKSGKVTRYLVSHGKGSDPKHTGMAQKFSNIEGSNMSSIGMYVTGSEYNGKHGRSMRLVGLEKTNDQAMNRAIVVHGAWYVDPQYKPLGRSQGCPAVEQKYINTVVSQLKGGSVYYIWAGQN is encoded by the coding sequence ATGACTATGTCCGTTTCCGCTTTCGTCTTATCTTTATTTCTCGCTCTTCCCTCTTTTGCGCAAACAAACTCTCCTGACGTCGATCTCTCAAAATACGACTACGTCGATCCGAAAAGAGAAGTTCCCACAAAAGCTCTGGAAAAAGCGCTGACCTATTATGATGTTTACTACAATAAAATCGCCAATAAAAACTATCTGACGGTGATCGATTTCACTCAAGCTTCCAATTCCAAGCGCATGTACCTGGTGGATATGAAAAGTGGTAAAGTCACACGCTATTTGGTTTCTCATGGTAAAGGTTCCGATCCTAAGCACACCGGAATGGCGCAAAAGTTTTCCAATATTGAAGGTTCCAACATGTCCTCGATCGGTATGTACGTGACTGGTTCGGAATACAATGGTAAGCATGGCCGCTCGATGCGTTTAGTGGGTCTTGAAAAAACAAATGATCAAGCCATGAATCGCGCCATCGTTGTTCATGGTGCCTGGTACGTCGATCCCCAATACAAACCTTTGGGACGCAGCCAGGGGTGCCCAGCGGTGGAGCAAAAATATATTAACACTGTGGTGTCTCAGCTTAAAGGTGGCAGCGTTTACTACATCTGGGCGGGACAGAACTAG
- a CDS encoding pseudouridine synthase: MELLYKDEYFIAVNKPSGFHVHPHENVQHRVSRDKICLYHARRMMKQHVYPVHRLDAATSGVLLFALSSSSASQLCKLFTERATHKTYQAVVRGYVPEAATIELPLELDSTGDLVEAKTSYRRLATLELPVAVGKKFPTARYSWVEVTPHTGRYHQIRRHFNRISHPLLGDAVHGDSHHNRFFRNHIGIEGLCLKATRLEFTHPWSGEKVAIAAPGCEKWKKIQLLFDPQQPLENKLKSL; this comes from the coding sequence TTGGAACTTCTCTATAAGGATGAATACTTTATCGCCGTGAATAAGCCTTCGGGCTTTCACGTTCATCCGCACGAGAATGTCCAACATCGGGTTTCGCGTGATAAGATCTGTCTTTATCACGCGCGACGTATGATGAAGCAGCATGTATACCCCGTGCATCGCCTCGACGCCGCAACAAGCGGTGTTTTGCTTTTTGCTCTCTCTTCTTCTTCCGCAAGTCAGCTTTGCAAACTCTTTACGGAAAGAGCTACCCACAAAACTTATCAAGCCGTCGTTCGAGGATACGTTCCCGAGGCCGCAACGATTGAATTGCCTTTGGAATTGGACTCCACCGGAGACCTCGTTGAAGCCAAAACAAGTTACCGCCGTCTGGCGACTTTAGAGCTCCCGGTCGCTGTCGGGAAAAAATTTCCAACGGCGCGCTACTCCTGGGTGGAGGTCACACCGCATACGGGCCGCTATCACCAGATCCGCCGCCATTTCAATCGTATTTCACATCCGCTCTTGGGTGACGCTGTTCATGGCGACTCTCATCACAACCGTTTTTTCAGAAATCACATTGGAATCGAGGGGTTGTGCTTAAAGGCCACGCGCCTTGAGTTTACCCACCCCTGGAGCGGCGAAAAAGTCGCCATCGCAGCGCCCGGCTGCGAAAAGTGGAAGAAAATTCAACTTCTCTTTGATCCTCAGCAGCCTCTGGAAAACAAACTGAAATCCCTTTGA
- a CDS encoding M1 family aminopeptidase, with amino-acid sequence MTKAQALHKLLVVIGLLFILLITMQSHAQTPLHHKMKVELYPGLKMIKAEDTLSFAKETPRKLSFLLHKDLRVSVTSADDSLTLLHPATSDEPYAEYGLNLGTQDNKVSLSYFGVIYDPILNNDSRGLISPEGATLFGSTYWYPFFLSLQTSFDITVQTPAEWRSLVQGQIANTAVEGVLRTTRFVEIYPQEEIYLVAGPFKSYEMDLPNGKKLQVLLRKEEPALAQSFLSLLPGFLQHYSEQIAPYPYSAFSVVENLWETGYGMPSFTLLGPTVIRLPFILNSSLPHEVLHNWWGNSVYVDYDKGNWSEGLTTYMADYWQQEKAGQDRAYRLKTLLGYADFVASNPGKDFPVRQFKGRHNESSQAIGYGKSMMIFHMLEFRFGKESFKKTLQDFYNENLFKKVSFTEIQKSFEKITNQNLDGFFTQWLDREGAPQIEIPDVKVMRWLDGSYSTTYVLAQTQSGSLYDVSIPVIWKLESGEEVRQIAKLTDKSQIYSLVSHSRPVKVSIDPEFHLFRHLYLEERPATLSAVLGSPSVHFYFDAANTQAEAFANVWAKAIDGKSTFHKVAEALTPASEGALVFVGDKAGFASFMKDQLHEQDFQLSDKTMTVQGQQFLLEEHSTVLVTRLKNNAQQTVVWVRWSKDNNPTEWATRLTHYGTFGILVFKGRPVTLKSTWPVLQSPLQRNL; translated from the coding sequence ATGACGAAAGCGCAAGCTCTTCACAAACTCTTGGTTGTGATCGGTCTTTTATTCATTCTTTTGATCACAATGCAGTCTCACGCTCAGACACCCCTTCATCACAAAATGAAGGTCGAGCTTTATCCCGGCCTCAAAATGATCAAAGCGGAAGACACGCTTAGTTTCGCCAAAGAAACTCCCCGCAAGCTGAGTTTTCTTTTACACAAAGACCTGCGCGTTTCCGTGACAAGCGCTGACGACTCTTTGACGCTGCTTCACCCGGCAACAAGTGACGAACCTTATGCCGAATATGGATTAAACCTTGGCACTCAAGACAACAAGGTCAGTTTAAGTTATTTCGGCGTGATCTACGATCCTATTTTGAACAACGACAGCCGTGGTTTGATTTCTCCTGAAGGCGCAACACTCTTTGGCAGCACTTACTGGTATCCCTTTTTCTTAAGCTTACAAACAAGCTTCGATATCACCGTGCAAACTCCTGCAGAGTGGCGCTCTCTGGTTCAAGGGCAGATCGCGAACACCGCCGTGGAAGGTGTTCTTCGTACGACACGTTTCGTAGAAATCTATCCGCAAGAGGAAATTTATTTGGTTGCTGGTCCGTTTAAAAGTTATGAAATGGATCTTCCAAATGGAAAAAAACTGCAAGTTCTTTTGCGTAAAGAGGAACCGGCCCTGGCGCAGAGTTTTCTATCGTTACTCCCAGGTTTCTTGCAGCATTACTCCGAACAAATTGCGCCCTATCCTTACTCGGCTTTTTCGGTCGTCGAAAATCTTTGGGAGACCGGATACGGAATGCCCAGTTTTACTCTGCTTGGGCCTACTGTCATTCGTCTGCCGTTTATTTTAAATTCTTCTTTGCCCCATGAAGTTTTGCACAACTGGTGGGGCAATAGCGTTTATGTTGATTACGATAAAGGCAATTGGAGCGAAGGTTTAACGACTTACATGGCCGATTACTGGCAACAGGAAAAAGCGGGTCAAGACCGCGCTTACCGTCTTAAAACTTTGCTGGGTTATGCTGACTTTGTCGCAAGCAATCCGGGAAAAGATTTTCCCGTTCGACAATTTAAGGGCCGTCACAACGAGAGTTCTCAAGCAATCGGTTATGGCAAAAGCATGATGATCTTTCACATGCTGGAATTCCGCTTCGGCAAAGAGTCTTTCAAAAAGACCCTTCAGGATTTTTATAACGAAAATCTTTTTAAGAAAGTCTCGTTCACTGAAATTCAAAAGAGCTTTGAAAAAATCACCAATCAAAATCTCGACGGGTTCTTCACCCAGTGGTTGGACCGCGAGGGCGCTCCGCAAATCGAAATTCCCGATGTCAAAGTCATGCGTTGGTTGGACGGTTCATACAGCACGACGTACGTTTTAGCGCAAACCCAAAGCGGATCTCTTTATGACGTTTCAATTCCTGTGATTTGGAAATTGGAATCCGGCGAAGAAGTTCGTCAGATCGCGAAACTCACCGACAAATCCCAGATTTATTCTTTGGTGAGTCACTCCCGTCCCGTGAAAGTGTCTATCGACCCCGAGTTCCACCTTTTCCGCCATTTGTATTTGGAAGAAAGACCGGCGACATTGTCTGCCGTCTTAGGAAGTCCTTCCGTGCATTTTTATTTTGATGCCGCGAACACGCAGGCCGAAGCTTTCGCCAACGTCTGGGCTAAAGCGATCGACGGAAAATCCACTTTCCATAAAGTCGCGGAGGCGTTGACTCCCGCCAGCGAAGGCGCCTTGGTTTTTGTCGGCGATAAAGCCGGATTTGCCTCTTTCATGAAAGATCAGCTTCACGAACAAGATTTTCAACTTTCTGACAAAACAATGACGGTGCAAGGGCAGCAGTTTCTTTTAGAGGAACACAGCACAGTTTTAGTTACTCGTTTGAAAAACAATGCGCAACAAACTGTCGTGTGGGTCCGTTGGAGCAAGGACAACAATCCAACGGAATGGGCGACTCGCCTTACTCACTATGGCACATTCGGTATTCTTGTTTTCAAAGGCCGCCCGGTGACTTTAAAAAGCACATGGCCGGTTCTGCAGTCTCCGCTACAAAGAAATTTGTAA